Below is a window of Fibrobacter succinogenes DNA.
TAGTAAACAGTGGTTAGTGGTTAGTAAACAGGAATGCATAAAGGAATGCAATGGCTCAAAGCTATAAAGATTTGGTAGTCTGGCAAAAAGCGATTGATCTGACCGTTGCGGTTTATCAATTGACGAAACAGTTTCCTAAAGAGGAATTGTTTGGACTAGTATCCCAAATGCGGCGAGCTTCTGTTTCTATAGCCAGTAATATTGCAGAAGGTGAAGGACGCAAGTCTAAAAAAGAGTTTGCTCATTTTTTAGGCATTTCCCTTGGATCAAAGGCTGAGTTAGAAACTCAATTGCTTTTGTGTGAGCGTGTTGGTTTAGCTAGTTCATCTGCAGTTTCTGAAATAAGAGATTCGTTGGATGAAATCGGAAAGATGCTTGCCATCTTAAAAATGCGACAAGACTCTCGTATTGTGATAAAACATCCCA
It encodes the following:
- a CDS encoding four helix bundle protein — encoded protein: MAQSYKDLVVWQKAIDLTVAVYQLTKQFPKEELFGLVSQMRRASVSIASNIAEGEGRKSKKEFAHFLGISLGSKAELETQLLLCERVGLASSSAVSEIRDSLDEIGKMLAILKMRQDSRIVIKHPNH